Part of the Candidatus Acidiferrales bacterium genome, CCATCGCCTTGTCAACCGCCGCCGCGTCGATCACGCCTTGCGCGTTGGAAGCAATTTGAATGACATCATAACCGCACAACGTGGAACTGGCGGGGTTGGTACCGTGGGCGGTATCGGGAACGATAATTTTTTTGCGCGGGCCGCCCTGCTCGGTCAGATAGGCGCGAATCAACATCAAACCCGTCAATTCCCCCTGGGCGCCCGCCGACGGCTGCAGGCTCACGTGCTCCATGCCACTCACTTCAACCAACAGCCGCTCCAGCTCGTAGAGCAATTCCAGCGCTCCCTGCAACAAATCCGCCGATGCCAATGGATGAATTTCTGCGAAGCCGGGAAAGCGCGCCACTAATTCGTTGATTTTTGGATTGTATTTCATGGTGCAGGAGCCCAGCGGATAGAACTGGCTCTCGATGGCGAAATTGCGCTGGGAGAGACGGGTAAAGTGGCGCAACACTTCGAGTTCCCCCAGTTCGGGGAATCCGGCGATCTCATCACGCAGCAGCGCCTTTGGAATGGCGTCGTGCGCCGGAACTTCCGCCGACGGCCAGCAAAATCCACTCCGACCCGGCGAGCCGCTTTCGAAGATCAGCCGCGGCGCAGCCGTGCGAACTTTGCGGTCACCCGGCGATGCTTCTGACAAGGCGCTCGATCTCCTCTCGCTCGTTCATTTCGGTGACGCAGACGAGCAAGCAATCCTTCAGTTCCGGGTACCATTGGCGCAAAGCCACGCCGGGTACGATTCTCCCAGAGGCACACCGTCCCAATAGGCCGTCCATGTCGTCTGACCGAAGAACAAATTCGTTGAAAAACGGACCGGCAAAACCGGCTTGAATCCCGGTCTGTTGGATAAGGCGGCCATACGCTTCATGGGCGCGCGCCACGTTGACCTCAGCCAGCCGGCGCAGTCCGCTTTTCCCTAGAAGCGACATGAATACCGTCGACGCCAACACGCACAAGGTCTGGCTGGTGCAGATATTCGAGGTCGCCTTCTCGCGCCTGATATGCTGCTCGCGAGTCGCCAGCGTCAACACAAACCCGCGCCGGCCCTCGGTATCGACGGTCTCGCCCACCAGGCGGCCCGGTATGTTGCGGACGAATTTCTTCTGACAAGCAAAAAATCCGTAGGCGGGGCCGCCGAGCGACATCGGCACGCCCAAACTCTGTCCTTCACCGACCGCGATATCCACCCCCCAAGCGCCCGGCGGCTTGACCAGAGCCAAAGCTAAGGGTTCCGTGGTC contains:
- the gcvPA gene encoding aminomethyl-transferring glycine dehydrogenase subunit GcvPA; this encodes EIAVRRRMAELAAKNATASDWSFFLGGGIYHHFIPSAVDAVISRSEFSTSYTPYQPEVSQGTLQALFEYQTFICQLSGMEVSNAGVYDGASAAAEAVLMSRRIQPASRRRVLMSRALHPQYRAVISTYLKNLDDVQVEEVPFDASGATDAEQLTRRLNDQSMCVIVGYPNFFGVIEDLAPIQAGCSRAGAQLITVTTEPLALALVKPPGAWGVDIAVGEGQSLGVPMSLGGPAYGFFACQKKFVRNIPGRLVGETVDTEGRRGFVLTLATREQHIRREKATSNICTSQTLCVLASTVFMSLLGKSGLRRLAEVNVARAHEAYGRLIQQTGIQAGFAGPFFNEFVLRSDDMDGLLGRCASGRIVPGVALRQWYPELKDCLLVCVTEMNEREEIERLVRSIAG